CGGCCAAGCTGTTCGTCAATGTTTTTTTAAAAAAACCGGACCGCCGGCTCCCAGGGGCCGGCCCGCGGCCATCAGCCGGTTGCCAGAACACCACCGGGAGGTTATACTGCATGTTTGTTGAATTTGCCATGTAAGATCACCTCTATTTCTTAAAAAAATTACACGGTTGTTCACCCTGTCCCCCCTTTATGAAAAAATACTTTGCAATCATTGTCGGCGCCGGCCCGGGAGGGCTCGCCTGCGCCCGGATACTGGCCGAGCAGGGTCGCGAGGTCCTGGTGCTGGAGCGCAACCAGACCATCGGTCCCAAGGCGTGCGGCGGCGGGATAACCTGGAGCGGCCTGATCCGGCGGGTACCGGAGGGACTGATCGAACGATCATTCGCCAGCCAGCATATCCGCACCCCATGGCAACGAGCCGTGATCTCCGCCCCGGCCCCGATTATCTCCACGGTGAACCGGCAACGGTTGGGGCAATGGATGTGCGGACGGGCCGAGGCGGCCGGCGCCCGGGTACTCAGCAGTGCCAGGGTCTGCGAGATCAGCGACCGTCATGTGGCCACAGCGGACCAGTGCTTTGGCTATCAGTACCTGGTCGGCGCCGACGGAAGCAGTTCCCTGGTCAGGAGATATCTCGGCCTGGCCAGCCGGCGGGTCGGGTTTGGTCTCCACTACCAGGTAAGGGGCGACTTCAGCAACATGGAGTGGCATCTTGACACCAGGCTGTTCGCCAACGGGTATGCCTGGATATTCCCCCACAACGGCTCCGCCTCGGTGGGGGTCTACAGCGGCGGCTCGAGACCGGGCCCGGCAATGATGCGAAAAAACCTTCATCTCTGGGCCGGCAGACAGGGGATCAAACTCAAGGGGAGCAGCCCCCGGGCCGGACGGATCAACTTCGACTACCAGGGCTGGCGGTTTGACAACAGATTTCTGGTCGGTGACGCCGCCGGCCTGGCCTCCGGGCTCACCGGCGAAGGGATGTATCCGGCAATCGTTTCCGGCGAAACCGCGGCCCGGGTGATTCTCGACCCCCGGGCGCCCTGCCCTGAGCTTGAGCAACTGGTCGCCAGGCACCGCCGACATACCAGGGCCCTGGCCCTGACCGGCGGAAACAACTGGTGCTGTTCCGCAACCATGGAACTCCTCACCCTGGGACTCAGACTCGGCCTGATCCCCTTCAGGGCGCTGGAAATGGCAAACTGACCTTGCGTGAACCAGGGTTTGGATTAAAAAAAATCAAAAGGACAAGGAAATGGCATCTGGGATCAATAAAAAAAATCTGGTATACAATCTTCTTTTTCTCGTGGTCTGCGGTGGAATCTTTCTCTTTCTCTGGTCAGCGCCCGAGGAGACCACCCCCCACCTGCCCAATGATGACAATCACCTGGAATTTATGCACATGGATAAAAAAGAGGCGGAAAAGGTCTGCGAAACCTGTCACAGCGAGAGCAACAACATGGCCCTTTCTCCCGACCATCCGCCCAAAAACCGCTGTCTGCTCTGCCACAAGCGCGACGGGTAGGCAAGGCGGGACCCGATGAGCCACAAGGGTATTACCGGTCACCTTCCCTGCTCCCCGGGGGATCTGCTTCGTCTGTTCGTCACCGCGCCACCAGGGGAATGTCCCTACGGTTTTCCCTGCCAGGCCATCTACCGGTATGGCTGTTTTGCCTCCCTGGCCGACGGGTTCATGGATTTTTTTCTTGCCGCGGGATTCCGTCGCAACGGCAGCTGTCTTTACACCATGGAGTGTCCGCGCTGCAGCGCCTGTACCCCCATCCGCCTGCACCCGGCCGTTTTCAAACCCAACCGGTCGCAACAGCGCGTCCGTCGCCGGAACCGGGACATAACCGTGGAGATCGCCCCCCTTGAGATCGATTCCGAAAAAACAGCGCTCTGCGACGCATTTCTCGCGGCCCGTTATCCCGGTCACGGCAGCTCGGCCACCGACTACTACCATGGTTTTTTCCTCAACAGCCTGTGCAATACCGTTGAGTTCCGCTACCTGGTCCGGGACCGGCTGATCGGGGTCGGCATCATTGATCTCGGCCCGGCCTGGCTCAATGCGGTCTACTTTTATTTCGATCCCGAGGAAAAAAAACGCAGCCCCGGGATCTTCAACATCCTGACCATGATCGACTTCTGCCAGAGCCATTGGATTGAAACCCTTTATCTCGGATACTGGATAGAGAATTGTCGATCCATGGATTATAAGGCGAACTTCAGGCCCCACCAGCTTTACCGGAACAAGCGGTGGACCTCCGCGTAAGCAGGGGTTGGCGGACGCGGCCCAAGGGAAAGCGCCCGGTTTTGCAGGTGGTTGCTTACGAACCAACAACCTCGGCCAGCCGGCGGAAAGGGACCACCCCGGCACGGATCAGCACCACCGCCCCGGTCTCATCCAGGCCGACCACGGTTGACCCCTTGCCGCCCGGGGTCGGTCCCCCGTCCAGGACCAGGTCAACCCTGTCGCCGAACTGCCGGACCACCCCGGCAGCGGTGGTCGCCGCGGCCATGCCGGAGATATTGGCGCTGGTTCCGGTAATCGGCCGGCCAAAGGTCTCGACCAGGCGCCGGGCCACGGGAGTACCGGGGATTCGTACGCCAATGGTGCCGGTGTCAGCGGTCAACGCGGCCGGCAGCTCCGGCCGCGCCCGGCATACCAGGGTCAGCGGCCCGGGCCAGAACCGGGCCATCAGCCGTTGAAAGACAAAGGGGACCTCCCGGGCCAGCAGGGAAAGCTGCTGTTGCTGTTCGATCAGCGTCAACAGCGGCTTATGGCCGGCCCGTTGCTTGAGCTGAAAGAGCCTGGCCAGGGCCGCCGGATTAAAGGGGTCCACGGCCAGGCCGTAATATGTTTCCGTGGGAAAGGCAACGATGCCGCCATGTTTCAGACAGGCGGCGGCCCGGCTCAGCCGCTCCTGGGAAACAGCTTTACTCATTGATTCCGGGCGGCCATCGACTCGGCCTTGGCCTCTACCTGGGCCGCCATTTCCGCCTTGAAATCCACCAGCTTTTTCTCCAGGACCGGGTCGGAAAGGGCAAGGATCCGGGTGGCCAGGACCGCACCGTTCTTGGCCCCGGACTTGCCGATCCCCATGGTGGCCACCGGCACGCCGGGCGGCATCTGGACCGTGGCCAGCAGGGCGTCCAGGCCGTTCAACGGCGAGGCGTCGATGGGAACCCCGATTACCGGCAGATCGGTATGTGAGGCCAATACCCCGGCCAGGTGGGCGGCCATGCCGGCCCCGGCGATGATGATCCGCAGCCCCCGCTCGGCAGCGGTCCGAGCCCATTCAGCGGCCCGTTCCGGGGTGCGGTGGGCCGAGGCCACGGTCATCTCATAGGGGATGCCCATGGACTGTAGAAAAGAGGCAGCCGCCTCCATTACCGGCAGATCCGAATCACTGCCCATGACAATGCCGACCATGGCCACGACCCCCACCGGGCCGTTTGACAGACCCAGGGCCTTTCTACCGATATCCTTACGATAATAGCAGCCCGGCCAGCTGATGATCTCAACGGTTTTATAGGCCCGGTTGATCGCCTCCTCCAGGTTGTCCCCCAGGGCGGTAACCCCCAGGACCCGGCCGCCGGCCGTGACCGTCTGACGACCGCGCCGGGCGGT
This portion of the Desulfobacterales bacterium genome encodes:
- a CDS encoding NAD(P)/FAD-dependent oxidoreductase, translating into MKKYFAIIVGAGPGGLACARILAEQGREVLVLERNQTIGPKACGGGITWSGLIRRVPEGLIERSFASQHIRTPWQRAVISAPAPIISTVNRQRLGQWMCGRAEAAGARVLSSARVCEISDRHVATADQCFGYQYLVGADGSSSLVRRYLGLASRRVGFGLHYQVRGDFSNMEWHLDTRLFANGYAWIFPHNGSASVGVYSGGSRPGPAMMRKNLHLWAGRQGIKLKGSSPRAGRINFDYQGWRFDNRFLVGDAAGLASGLTGEGMYPAIVSGETAARVILDPRAPCPELEQLVARHRRHTRALALTGGNNWCCSATMELLTLGLRLGLIPFRALEMAN
- a CDS encoding arginyltransferase, coding for MSHKGITGHLPCSPGDLLRLFVTAPPGECPYGFPCQAIYRYGCFASLADGFMDFFLAAGFRRNGSCLYTMECPRCSACTPIRLHPAVFKPNRSQQRVRRRNRDITVEIAPLEIDSEKTALCDAFLAARYPGHGSSATDYYHGFFLNSLCNTVEFRYLVRDRLIGVGIIDLGPAWLNAVYFYFDPEEKKRSPGIFNILTMIDFCQSHWIETLYLGYWIENCRSMDYKANFRPHQLYRNKRWTSA
- a CDS encoding threonylcarbamoyl-AMP synthase, which encodes MSKAVSQERLSRAAACLKHGGIVAFPTETYYGLAVDPFNPAALARLFQLKQRAGHKPLLTLIEQQQQLSLLAREVPFVFQRLMARFWPGPLTLVCRARPELPAALTADTGTIGVRIPGTPVARRLVETFGRPITGTSANISGMAAATTAAGVVRQFGDRVDLVLDGGPTPGGKGSTVVGLDETGAVVLIRAGVVPFRRLAEVVGS